A stretch of Coxiella endosymbiont of Amblyomma sculptum DNA encodes these proteins:
- a CDS encoding Rossmann-like and DUF2520 domain-containing protein, with amino-acid sequence MSVSIKINFIGAGRVGKTIAKQIVDKKAAVIQGVHNLSLESAKEAITYIGQGMAFKSIRELPSSDITFITTYDDAIADCCQDLAKSCNLKRGSIVLHCSGSLSSDLLTSVKKRDCYIASVHPMRSFLIPPKNKNSDRVYSCTFEGDKKSLSLLSSLFGMINYSIYPINKQDKSICHIASVFASNYLVTLYDKSLSCLKNSEITEEDGFEIILNLMKSTLDNLEFSRSTSKSLTGPISRGDLGTIKRHLQKLSNANNLEIKKLYQVLGFSTVTLTDLPDSKKETFFRIFSYL; translated from the coding sequence ATGTCTGTATCTATAAAAATAAATTTCATTGGTGCTGGACGAGTTGGAAAGACTATTGCCAAACAAATCGTAGACAAAAAAGCAGCTGTTATTCAGGGTGTGCATAATCTCTCATTAGAGAGCGCCAAAGAAGCAATAACCTATATCGGACAAGGAATGGCTTTTAAGAGTATTCGAGAATTGCCGTCATCCGATATCACTTTCATCACTACCTACGACGACGCGATAGCGGACTGCTGTCAGGATTTAGCAAAGAGTTGCAACCTTAAGAGAGGCAGTATCGTCCTACATTGTAGCGGTTCTCTTTCATCAGATTTGTTGACTTCTGTAAAGAAACGGGATTGCTACATCGCCAGTGTACATCCTATGCGCAGTTTTCTTATACCTCCTAAGAATAAAAATAGTGACCGTGTGTATTCCTGTACTTTTGAAGGAGACAAAAAATCGTTAAGTTTACTATCTTCTCTGTTTGGGATGATAAATTACTCAATTTATCCTATTAATAAACAAGATAAGAGTATCTGTCATATCGCGAGCGTTTTTGCTTCAAATTATTTGGTTACTTTATATGATAAATCTTTATCTTGCTTAAAAAATTCTGAGATAACAGAAGAAGATGGATTTGAAATAATTTTAAATTTAATGAAAAGTACTTTGGACAATCTTGAATTTTCGCGATCGACTTCGAAGTCCTTAACAGGGCCAATCAGTCGCGGAGATTTAGGAACAATCAAACGTCATTTACAGAAATTGTCAAACGCTAACAATTTAGAAATAAAAAAACTTTATCAAGTTCTAGGTTTTTCAACTGTAACTCTTACAGACTTACCGGATAGCAAAAAAGAAACTTTTTTTCGGATATTTTCTTATTTGTAA
- the gpmI gene encoding 2,3-bisphosphoglycerate-independent phosphoglycerate mutase produces MHFSPNKLKKHPIKPMVLIILDGFGFSKVEKSTHNAIRLADTPTLDALWTNYPHTLLRASGNAVGLPKGQMGNSEAGHLHIGSGRKILQDLTRIDKTISTGEFFKNPILIEAIKKTNQQNKSVHIIGLLSNGGVHSRDTQISAMIKLAYCQKAKKIYLHAILDGRDTPPKSAISPVRKIEEQFRNYSSRFLSSKKSQIPQGKIASLIGRYYAMDRDKHWNRTRKAYDLLTQGIATRHTDTAEEALSLAYEQDETDEFIKPTSIHDKENPIIVQDGDTIVFMNLRGDRARQLTKAFVEEHFTGFERKIVPKLTQFVTLTTICTTHPNVSVAFPSFQLNNTLGEYLSTLKLRQLRIAETEKYDHVTRFLNGGQKIPFPGEDWKLIPSPRVPTYDLQPEMSANAITDNLVKIIKNGIYNLIVCNFANPDMVGHTGNKIATQIAVHTVDNCLKRILKALQSVGGEALITADHGNAEKMFDENTRQPHTAHTKNPTPLIYVGRKVEFQREIGALYDVAPTLLFLMGIEQPSEMTGRNLVFPK; encoded by the coding sequence ATGCATTTTTCACCCAACAAACTCAAAAAACACCCCATAAAACCTATGGTACTTATTATTCTTGATGGATTTGGTTTCAGCAAAGTCGAAAAATCAACCCATAATGCAATTCGGCTTGCTGATACACCAACCCTAGATGCGTTATGGACGAACTATCCTCATACTCTATTGAGAGCTTCAGGAAATGCAGTAGGTTTACCCAAAGGGCAGATGGGTAATTCAGAAGCAGGGCATCTCCATATTGGTTCCGGCAGAAAAATTCTTCAAGATTTAACTCGGATTGACAAGACTATATCGACTGGAGAATTTTTCAAAAACCCTATTCTTATTGAGGCCATTAAAAAAACCAACCAACAAAATAAATCTGTACACATTATCGGACTGCTGTCGAACGGAGGGGTACATAGTCGAGACACACAAATTTCAGCGATGATCAAATTAGCGTACTGCCAAAAGGCGAAAAAGATTTATCTACACGCTATATTGGACGGTCGTGATACTCCACCGAAATCAGCAATCTCTCCTGTTAGAAAAATTGAAGAACAATTTCGTAATTACTCCTCCCGGTTTCTTTCTTCGAAGAAATCCCAAATCCCTCAGGGAAAAATCGCATCCCTTATTGGACGATATTATGCTATGGATAGAGACAAACACTGGAATCGAACGAGAAAAGCGTACGATTTACTAACTCAAGGAATTGCTACTCGCCATACTGATACCGCTGAAGAAGCCTTATCTCTTGCTTATGAACAGGACGAAACCGATGAATTTATTAAACCCACCAGCATCCACGACAAAGAAAATCCTATAATTGTGCAAGATGGCGATACTATTGTATTTATGAATCTGCGGGGAGATCGCGCTCGACAACTCACGAAAGCATTTGTTGAAGAACACTTCACAGGATTTGAAAGAAAAATAGTACCCAAACTTACACAATTCGTAACTCTGACAACGATCTGTACAACACATCCCAATGTTTCCGTTGCGTTTCCATCCTTCCAACTGAACAACACACTAGGTGAATACTTATCTACACTAAAACTTCGACAGCTTCGAATCGCAGAAACGGAAAAGTATGATCACGTCACTCGTTTTTTAAATGGAGGTCAAAAAATACCTTTCCCAGGAGAAGATTGGAAGTTAATTCCTTCACCTAGAGTACCTACCTACGATCTTCAACCTGAAATGAGTGCTAACGCGATAACTGATAATCTTGTAAAAATAATTAAAAACGGTATATACAATCTTATAGTCTGTAATTTTGCCAACCCCGATATGGTAGGTCATACCGGTAATAAGATCGCTACCCAGATAGCCGTACATACCGTCGACAATTGTCTAAAACGTATTCTTAAGGCACTTCAATCTGTCGGTGGCGAAGCTTTAATTACAGCCGATCACGGTAATGCAGAAAAAATGTTTGATGAAAATACAAGACAACCCCATACAGCTCATACCAAAAATCCAACACCGTTGATCTATGTAGGAAGAAAAGTCGAATTCCAAAGAGAAATTGGCGCTTTGTATGATGTAGCACCAACTTTACTGTTCCTTATGGGAATTGAACAACCATCTGAAATGACAGGACGCAATCTAGTCTTTCCGAAATAG
- the ptsP gene encoding phosphoenolpyruvate--protein phosphotransferase, with translation MLTILRRITQEVNAAKNLEEALALVVKRLCEVLPADACSIFICDDVYGEYVLMATQGLNTKQIGKIRLKFGEGLTGLIGEREEPINLADASLHPSFKRHPVLNEEEYHGFLGIPIIEQGELLGVLIVQKWKSGPFAEEEEALCVTVAIHLASEIAHARTKGALEKLGAQQKRCCKKTETVLFGIPSSSGVAIGTAIIVYPPADLDAVPDQEITDTETEISDFRTALSAARDEICKLQERAKHSLSAAENALFDAYLRLLDSRTFIDEVVSNIQEGQWVQGALKRVVKRHVLHFEALEDSYLRERAADFRDLGRRILSHLQFRKRKKLEYPKNTILVSDEVTPSSLMEVPFDRLKGVISGTGSNNSHVAILARALGIPAVMGVRAPLFRLSSQELIVDGYNGQIYLSPSSAIEKEFKTLVHEEQQIDEELRSLRDLPAETTDGHVLALYVNTGLAIDGGLSLSVGSEGVGLYRTEMPFMIRDRFPSEEEQRITYRKLLNTFAPRPVVMRMLDIGGDKNLSYFFTEEDNPFLGWRGIRVTLDHPEIFLPQVRAMLHASEGLNNLSVLLPMITSVREVEMAIRMINQAHEELIEENVSTKFPAIGLMIEVPAAIYQAYNLAKRVDFLSIGSNDLIQYLLAVDRNNPRVANLYDGLHPAVLQALKVVVKAGHKAGKPVSICGEIAGDPVAVVLLLAMEFDTLSMNARILPHVKWIIRNFSLKKSKELLEEVLKMDDPKDIRLYMENALEEAGLGSLIRAGR, from the coding sequence ATGCTAACAATCCTCCGTCGTATTACTCAAGAAGTAAATGCTGCCAAAAATCTAGAAGAAGCGCTAGCACTTGTAGTTAAGAGATTGTGCGAAGTTTTACCCGCTGACGCTTGTAGTATTTTTATCTGCGATGATGTCTATGGAGAATACGTTCTGATGGCTACCCAAGGTCTAAACACCAAACAGATAGGTAAAATACGACTCAAATTTGGAGAAGGATTAACTGGATTAATTGGAGAACGAGAAGAACCTATTAATTTAGCAGACGCATCCCTACATCCTAGTTTTAAACGCCATCCTGTATTAAACGAAGAAGAATATCATGGATTTTTAGGCATTCCTATTATTGAACAAGGAGAATTGCTTGGCGTATTAATAGTTCAAAAGTGGAAGAGCGGTCCTTTTGCCGAAGAAGAAGAAGCGTTATGTGTTACTGTTGCTATCCACTTGGCTTCTGAAATTGCCCACGCTCGAACTAAGGGTGCATTGGAAAAACTGGGAGCCCAGCAAAAACGATGCTGTAAAAAAACAGAAACGGTTTTGTTTGGTATACCTAGTTCTTCTGGAGTAGCTATTGGAACCGCTATAATCGTTTATCCACCAGCGGATTTGGATGCGGTTCCTGATCAAGAAATTACAGATACAGAAACAGAAATTTCTGACTTTAGAACCGCTCTTTCGGCGGCACGTGACGAGATCTGCAAATTGCAAGAAAGAGCTAAACACTCTCTTAGTGCAGCTGAAAATGCATTATTTGACGCTTATCTTCGTTTGCTTGACAGTCGCACTTTTATCGATGAAGTAGTTTCTAACATTCAGGAAGGACAATGGGTACAGGGAGCATTAAAACGTGTTGTTAAGAGACATGTACTTCATTTTGAAGCTTTAGAAGATTCGTATTTACGAGAACGTGCCGCAGATTTCCGGGATTTGGGTCGTAGGATTCTGAGTCATTTGCAATTCAGAAAAAGAAAAAAGTTGGAATACCCTAAAAACACAATCTTGGTGAGTGATGAAGTAACACCTTCTTCCTTAATGGAAGTGCCTTTTGATCGTTTAAAGGGTGTAATATCAGGAACTGGTTCGAATAATTCCCATGTAGCCATTTTAGCGCGAGCCCTCGGAATTCCAGCTGTGATGGGAGTGCGAGCTCCGTTGTTTAGACTGTCCTCACAAGAACTTATTGTGGACGGGTACAATGGACAAATCTACTTATCGCCTTCGTCTGCAATTGAAAAAGAATTTAAAACATTGGTTCACGAGGAACAACAAATTGATGAAGAATTGAGATCATTGCGTGATTTACCTGCTGAAACAACTGATGGACATGTATTAGCACTTTATGTCAATACAGGATTGGCTATTGACGGGGGTTTGTCGTTAAGTGTAGGTTCTGAAGGTGTAGGGTTATATCGTACTGAAATGCCTTTTATGATTCGCGATCGGTTTCCTAGCGAGGAAGAACAGCGAATTACATACCGAAAATTGCTGAATACATTTGCTCCTCGCCCGGTTGTCATGCGTATGTTGGATATTGGAGGTGATAAAAATTTATCTTATTTCTTTACAGAAGAAGACAACCCCTTTTTGGGATGGAGAGGAATTCGAGTTACTTTGGATCATCCAGAAATTTTCTTACCGCAGGTACGAGCTATGCTGCATGCTAGTGAAGGATTAAACAATCTATCCGTACTATTACCAATGATTACCTCAGTAAGGGAGGTGGAAATGGCCATTCGTATGATCAATCAGGCACACGAAGAATTGATTGAAGAGAATGTAAGCACTAAATTTCCAGCAATTGGGTTAATGATAGAAGTTCCAGCGGCAATCTATCAGGCTTATAATTTGGCAAAAAGAGTGGATTTTCTCTCTATTGGAAGTAATGACTTAATCCAGTATTTATTGGCTGTTGATCGAAACAATCCGAGAGTAGCAAATCTTTATGATGGATTGCATCCAGCGGTTTTACAGGCATTAAAAGTTGTAGTAAAGGCAGGTCATAAGGCTGGCAAACCGGTTAGTATCTGTGGAGAAATAGCGGGTGATCCTGTAGCTGTGGTTTTATTGTTGGCAATGGAGTTTGATACATTGAGCATGAATGCTAGAATACTACCGCACGTAAAATGGATTATTCGTAATTTCTCATTGAAAAAATCTAAAGAATTGTTAGAAGAAGTTCTGAAAATGGACGATCCTAAAGACATTCGTCTTTACATGGAAAATGCTTTGGAAGAAGCGGGTTTAGGTAGTTTGATTCGCGCAGGAAGATAA
- a CDS encoding rhodanese-like domain-containing protein has protein sequence MEQFLQFSINHWILLTEFSVALIALCILDVYSNTKIRLTPSQAVWLINNEKAVVIDIRDSKSFEKGHITHAINISTLEDEKLKKINQYRQHSLIIVCATGYKSSRFVKKLHRQGFQKIHILSGGMDTWKHSHMPVVKQFCKRL, from the coding sequence ATGGAACAATTTCTTCAATTTTCTATTAATCATTGGATTTTGCTTACAGAATTCTCTGTTGCGTTGATTGCTTTATGTATTTTAGATGTATACAGCAATACCAAAATCCGTTTAACACCTTCACAAGCAGTTTGGTTAATCAATAATGAGAAAGCTGTAGTTATTGATATTCGTGACTCTAAATCCTTTGAAAAAGGACATATTACTCATGCGATCAATATTTCTACACTGGAAGATGAGAAATTAAAAAAGATTAATCAATACAGACAACATTCTTTAATTATCGTTTGTGCGACTGGTTATAAATCTTCCCGTTTTGTAAAAAAATTACACAGACAAGGTTTTCAAAAAATTCATATACTTTCTGGTGGTATGGATACATGGAAACATTCCCATATGCCTGTGGTAAAACAATTTTGCAAGCGTTTATAA
- the secB gene encoding protein-export chaperone SecB, producing MAENKDASQLNRGPEFAIQRLYVKDLSFESPHSPQVFFEEWKPELDLDLTTKTHDLGSGNHEVVLTVKATVKIKEKTVFIAEIFQAGIFIVKNFPEDQMQPMLGSFCPNILYPYAREAITDMVVRGGFPHLYLAPVNFDLLLEQHNRSKERDRDRVH from the coding sequence ATGGCAGAAAACAAAGATGCTAGTCAGTTGAATCGCGGACCCGAATTCGCGATACAACGATTGTACGTAAAAGACTTGTCATTTGAATCTCCACACAGCCCACAAGTCTTCTTTGAGGAATGGAAGCCGGAATTAGATCTGGATTTAACTACTAAAACACACGATCTGGGGAGCGGAAATCACGAAGTAGTTTTGACCGTGAAAGCTACAGTTAAAATAAAAGAAAAGACTGTTTTCATAGCGGAAATTTTTCAGGCCGGAATTTTCATCGTAAAAAATTTTCCTGAGGATCAAATGCAACCTATGCTGGGAAGTTTTTGTCCTAATATTCTCTATCCGTATGCGAGAGAAGCGATTACAGATATGGTTGTTCGAGGAGGTTTTCCACATCTTTATTTGGCGCCAGTAAATTTCGACTTACTTTTGGAACAGCACAATCGCTCTAAAGAACGTGATAGGGACCGCGTGCACTGA
- a CDS encoding ribonucleoside-diphosphate reductase subunit alpha codes for MEINAKQDIQSIVGSESTISENDTFDRLYVIKRNGQLMKYDANRIIATMKKAFLSVEEAKTRSFSGEEIVTQLANQITVTFQKKRPSGGTVRIEAIQDKVERTLIYAGLHKVARSYILYRKRRCKQREIQKATTYDCNNGNSIYITSDDGSKVSLDDCWLTRIVHLACRGLKDVDADQILSQTKNNLFDGITLQEAYKALVMTARTLVENEPNYSYVAARLLLHNLYSEVLDGLNINHNLAYEEISKYYSEAFKTFIKKGIELEHLDPKLNNFNLDHLAKALWSRNDKKFTYLSLQTLYDRYLIHHNQVRIELPQVFFMRVAMGLAQSERDDYNERAIEFYKVLSSFDFMNSTPTLFNAGTPFPQLSSCFLTTIPDSLEGIYNALKDNALLSKYAGGLGNDWSQVRAMGAYIKGTNGKSLGIVPFLNVADATAVAVNQGGKRKGAVCAYLEIWHMDIEEFLDLRKNTGDDRRRTHDMNTANWIPDLFMKRVFENKFWTLFSPDEVPDLHDKFGSSFEEAYISYENQALRGEIRAKTIFSISLWRKILSMLFETGHPWVTFKDACNLRSPQQHVGVVHSSNLCTEITLNTSADEIAVCNLGSINLANHITEGKLDIKKLGCTIKTAIRMLDNVIDINYYSVPQARNSNLKHRPIGLGLMGFQDALYMQKIPYASEDAIQFADRSMEIISYYAIKSSMELAKERGVYKTFLGSLWSQGILPIDSIQLLRNDRGDKYLQQNTSQTLNWEHLRQQIKIHGLRNSNVMAIAPTATISNICGISQSIEPTYRNLFVKSNLSGEFTVINPHLVTELKSRNLWDDVMVHDLKYHNGSVQKIGRIPKDIKKLYETAFEVEPQWLVKAASRRQKWIDQAQSFNLYMAEPSGKKLDSLYRMAWLYGLKTTYYLRSMGASGTEKSTIHDTTLNAVVNETTGHVSLNKDPDCEVCQ; via the coding sequence ATGGAGATAAATGCAAAACAGGATATCCAATCGATTGTTGGTTCCGAATCTACTATTTCAGAAAATGATACTTTCGATCGGTTGTATGTAATTAAACGCAATGGACAATTGATGAAATATGATGCGAATCGAATTATCGCAACGATGAAAAAAGCTTTCTTGTCTGTAGAAGAAGCAAAAACTCGCAGTTTTAGTGGAGAAGAAATCGTTACCCAACTCGCCAACCAAATCACCGTTACGTTTCAAAAGAAACGGCCATCCGGAGGTACTGTCCGTATTGAAGCCATTCAGGACAAAGTAGAGCGTACATTGATATACGCGGGTCTACATAAAGTTGCGCGTTCCTACATCTTATACAGGAAAAGACGATGTAAACAACGAGAAATACAAAAGGCTACTACGTACGATTGCAACAATGGTAATAGTATCTATATAACATCTGACGATGGTTCTAAAGTCTCACTAGACGATTGTTGGCTGACCCGTATTGTTCATTTGGCTTGTAGGGGTCTCAAAGATGTAGATGCCGACCAAATCTTATCGCAAACAAAGAACAATTTGTTTGATGGAATCACTTTGCAAGAAGCTTATAAAGCGCTAGTGATGACCGCGCGTACCTTGGTGGAGAATGAACCGAACTACAGTTATGTTGCCGCCCGATTACTCCTACACAATCTCTATAGCGAAGTGCTAGATGGCTTAAATATAAATCACAATCTAGCATATGAAGAAATTTCTAAATACTATTCAGAGGCTTTTAAGACTTTTATCAAAAAGGGAATTGAGTTAGAACATTTGGATCCTAAATTGAACAATTTTAATCTGGATCATCTTGCAAAAGCTTTATGGTCTAGAAACGATAAGAAGTTTACCTATTTGAGCTTACAAACCTTATACGATCGCTATTTAATACATCATAACCAAGTGCGCATCGAACTACCTCAAGTTTTTTTTATGCGTGTAGCAATGGGATTAGCTCAATCGGAAAGAGACGATTACAACGAACGAGCAATTGAATTCTACAAAGTTCTTTCTTCTTTTGACTTTATGAATTCAACGCCAACGTTATTTAACGCAGGCACACCTTTTCCGCAGCTGTCTAGTTGTTTTTTAACCACAATACCCGATAGCTTGGAAGGTATTTACAACGCTCTTAAAGACAACGCTTTATTGTCTAAGTATGCCGGAGGATTAGGAAACGATTGGTCTCAGGTACGAGCGATGGGCGCCTATATTAAAGGGACTAATGGAAAATCTTTAGGAATTGTTCCTTTTTTAAACGTAGCCGATGCTACCGCCGTTGCTGTGAACCAAGGGGGTAAACGTAAAGGCGCTGTTTGCGCTTATTTGGAAATTTGGCATATGGACATCGAAGAATTTTTAGATTTACGAAAAAATACGGGAGACGACCGACGTCGTACTCACGATATGAATACTGCTAATTGGATTCCGGATTTGTTTATGAAACGAGTCTTTGAAAACAAATTCTGGACTTTATTTTCTCCTGATGAAGTTCCAGATCTACACGACAAATTTGGTTCTTCTTTCGAAGAAGCGTATATTTCGTATGAAAATCAAGCCCTTCGAGGCGAAATTCGTGCGAAAACCATTTTTTCCATTTCCTTATGGAGGAAAATCCTCAGCATGTTATTCGAAACTGGACATCCCTGGGTGACGTTTAAAGATGCTTGCAATTTACGATCTCCTCAACAGCACGTTGGTGTTGTTCATAGTTCTAATTTGTGTACAGAAATTACTCTGAACACTTCCGCAGACGAAATCGCTGTTTGCAATCTGGGTAGTATCAATCTCGCCAATCATATAACAGAAGGAAAATTAGATATCAAAAAATTAGGATGTACTATTAAAACGGCAATCAGAATGCTTGACAATGTCATTGACATTAATTATTACAGTGTCCCACAAGCACGAAATTCCAATCTTAAGCATAGACCTATAGGATTAGGTTTAATGGGGTTTCAAGACGCTCTGTATATGCAGAAAATTCCTTACGCTTCTGAAGACGCTATACAATTTGCGGATCGCAGTATGGAAATCATCAGCTACTACGCTATCAAATCTTCAATGGAACTGGCTAAAGAACGTGGTGTTTACAAAACTTTTTTGGGTTCTTTATGGAGTCAAGGTATCTTGCCAATCGATTCTATTCAATTATTGAGAAACGATCGTGGCGATAAATATTTACAACAAAACACCAGTCAAACTTTGAACTGGGAGCACTTGCGTCAGCAAATTAAAATTCATGGATTGCGTAACTCTAACGTAATGGCAATTGCGCCAACAGCAACAATCTCCAATATTTGTGGAATCTCTCAATCCATCGAACCTACTTATCGAAATTTATTTGTTAAATCAAATTTATCGGGTGAATTCACGGTTATAAATCCCCATCTAGTCACAGAACTTAAAAGTCGAAATTTATGGGACGATGTTATGGTACACGACCTCAAATACCATAACGGAAGTGTACAGAAAATAGGTCGGATTCCCAAAGACATTAAGAAATTGTACGAAACTGCTTTTGAAGTAGAACCACAATGGTTAGTAAAAGCAGCTTCTAGACGGCAAAAATGGATTGATCAAGCACAATCATTCAATCTATATATGGCAGAACCATCGGGTAAAAAACTCGACAGCTTGTATCGTATGGCTTGGTTATATGGATTAAAAACAACCTACTATTTACGAAGTATGGGAGCTTCGGGAACAGAAAAATCGACCATTCACGATACGACATTAAATGCAGTTGTTAACGAAACCACTGGACACGTATCTTTAAACAAAGATCCTGACTGTGAAGTATGTCAATAA
- the thyA gene encoding thymidylate synthase, whose translation MQQYLDFLNSILEYGVDRKDRTGVGTRSIFGYEMRFNIQKEFPLVTTKKVHLKSVIYELLWFLKGDTNVRYLNENGVTIWNEWANENGELGPIYGKQWRSWQCANGRVIDQMKWILETIKIDPNSRRLVVSAWNVAELDQMALQPCHLLFQFYVANGLISCKLIQRSADAFLGVPFNIASYALLTHMIAEQCNLGVGEFIWSGGDCHIYNSHFDQIHQQLLRLPRKLPKLVIKRKSTSLFDYAFSDFEIIDYDPYPSIKAQVAI comes from the coding sequence ATGCAACAATATCTCGATTTTTTGAATTCTATTTTAGAATATGGTGTCGACAGAAAAGATAGAACTGGTGTTGGAACAAGAAGTATTTTTGGTTACGAAATGCGTTTCAATATACAAAAGGAGTTTCCTTTGGTTACGACAAAAAAAGTTCATCTGAAAAGTGTTATTTACGAATTATTATGGTTTTTAAAAGGTGATACGAATGTGCGTTACCTAAACGAAAACGGTGTTACTATATGGAATGAATGGGCTAATGAAAATGGAGAATTAGGACCTATTTATGGGAAACAATGGCGTAGCTGGCAATGTGCTAACGGTCGAGTTATTGACCAAATGAAATGGATTCTTGAAACCATAAAAATTGATCCCAATTCGCGTCGATTGGTTGTAAGCGCTTGGAATGTGGCTGAACTAGATCAAATGGCTTTGCAGCCCTGTCATCTTCTGTTTCAGTTTTATGTAGCTAACGGATTGATTTCTTGTAAGTTAATTCAAAGATCAGCGGACGCCTTTTTGGGAGTTCCATTTAATATTGCTTCTTATGCACTATTAACACATATGATTGCTGAACAATGTAATTTGGGGGTGGGAGAATTTATTTGGTCTGGGGGTGATTGTCATATTTACAATAGTCATTTTGATCAAATTCACCAACAATTGCTGCGCTTGCCGCGTAAGTTACCGAAGTTAGTAATAAAACGAAAATCTACTTCGTTGTTTGATTACGCATTTTCTGATTTTGAAATTATTGATTATGATCCCTACCCGTCTATTAAAGCTCAAGTAGCTATTTAA
- a CDS encoding NAD(P)H-dependent glycerol-3-phosphate dehydrogenase has product MKNCPLTILGAGSWGTALALLLSRKEQIVRLWSYKKRHVREMKLEGINNRYLPNYPFPKSLCVYHDLKASLEGVNDILIVVPSFAFQTVIQNIKPYMHSRIRIAWGTKGISIDNYLLHEVVKMKLGHIPVAVLSGPSLATEVAAGLPTEIIIASNDTSFACDLTKRLHSPYFRIDQNSDLVGVEICGSVKNILAIATGISDGLFLGANARAALITRGLTEMGRLVKALGGKQETLIGLAGLGDLVLTCTDNQSRNRRFGLALGKGISRKDAERCVGQSIEGLHNANQIWILAKKYKVDMPIVQQSYRILHENLDPRQAIQEILCCSSGTKILETLK; this is encoded by the coding sequence ATGAAAAATTGCCCTTTAACTATTCTTGGTGCTGGATCTTGGGGGACGGCTCTGGCTCTTCTGTTGTCTCGTAAAGAGCAAATTGTTCGGCTTTGGTCTTATAAAAAAAGACATGTGCGAGAAATGAAATTAGAAGGCATTAACAATCGTTATTTGCCAAATTATCCCTTCCCAAAATCTTTGTGTGTTTATCATGATTTAAAAGCGAGTCTGGAAGGAGTAAATGATATATTGATTGTCGTACCTAGCTTCGCATTTCAAACAGTGATCCAGAACATTAAGCCTTATATGCATTCTCGTATACGTATTGCTTGGGGAACTAAAGGAATTTCCATCGATAATTATTTGTTGCACGAAGTTGTTAAAATGAAGTTAGGCCATATACCTGTTGCGGTACTATCAGGTCCAAGTCTTGCTACCGAAGTAGCCGCTGGATTGCCGACCGAGATAATAATAGCCAGTAACGACACAAGTTTTGCTTGTGACTTGACTAAGCGATTACACAGTCCTTATTTTCGAATAGATCAAAATAGTGATTTAGTGGGTGTTGAGATTTGTGGAAGTGTAAAAAATATATTAGCTATTGCAACTGGAATTAGTGATGGGTTGTTTTTAGGTGCGAATGCTCGAGCTGCTTTAATTACTCGGGGATTAACCGAGATGGGTCGTCTAGTTAAAGCTTTGGGAGGAAAGCAAGAAACTCTAATTGGGCTGGCTGGATTGGGAGATTTGGTTCTTACTTGTACAGATAATCAATCGCGTAATCGAAGATTTGGTTTGGCATTGGGCAAAGGCATAAGCAGAAAAGATGCCGAACGATGTGTAGGACAATCGATCGAAGGATTACACAATGCGAATCAAATTTGGATTCTTGCGAAAAAATATAAAGTTGATATGCCTATTGTACAACAAAGTTATCGTATTCTTCACGAAAATCTAGATCCTAGGCAGGCTATACAAGAGATCTTGTGCTGTTCTTCCGGAACAAAAATTTTAGAAACGCTAAAATAG